A genomic region of Candidatus Falkowbacteria bacterium contains the following coding sequences:
- a CDS encoding tetratricopeptide repeat protein, which translates to MKTRSIIVSGVFFFFAIFFGTTASAASIKDAEGFMKAGQYPQAIAVLEGITEKSPTNALAQYELGNCYAMTRDLRRAEERYKAAIKLDAKYGQKIASVFKLAGREALNNNLAPEAQVLYFKAVEYQPSLRQPLADELYKEGERLVMSGLIGLEDSKFAVAGSLSPKTADQICKLYTGIGDKADDDSCPLFYLKGRNFCQGYNEKTGQRLVEIAKRLAKQPGREAQTKVYKDVASIFLGDRYVEKQVPSILTLDQDGYLGFELKGNEQSPWVKIGYGSFEFSHSQNAAYKIVLENGSEYSMNAPLPKIECNLKIIALKESEIFISFKKK; encoded by the coding sequence ATGAAAACGAGGTCGATTATCGTATCGGGAGTTTTCTTTTTTTTCGCCATTTTCTTTGGCACAACCGCTTCGGCAGCATCAATTAAGGATGCCGAGGGCTTCATGAAAGCCGGACAGTATCCCCAGGCCATCGCCGTACTTGAAGGCATCACCGAAAAGAGTCCCACCAATGCCCTGGCCCAATATGAGCTTGGCAACTGCTACGCCATGACGAGAGACCTGAGGCGGGCTGAGGAGCGCTACAAGGCGGCCATCAAGCTTGATGCCAAATACGGTCAAAAAATCGCCAGCGTTTTCAAGCTGGCTGGCCGCGAGGCCTTAAATAATAATCTTGCGCCAGAGGCCCAGGTTCTCTATTTTAAGGCAGTCGAATACCAGCCCTCTCTACGCCAGCCGCTGGCTGACGAACTTTACAAAGAAGGCGAGCGCCTAGTCATGAGTGGCCTGATCGGACTCGAAGACAGCAAATTTGCTGTTGCTGGATCACTCAGCCCCAAAACGGCAGACCAAATCTGCAAGCTTTATACGGGGATCGGGGACAAGGCTGACGATGACTCGTGTCCGCTCTTTTATCTTAAGGGGAGGAACTTCTGTCAGGGCTACAACGAAAAGACTGGTCAACGGTTAGTTGAAATCGCCAAAAGACTAGCCAAGCAGCCCGGACGAGAGGCGCAGACCAAGGTCTACAAGGATGTGGCCTCGATTTTTCTCGGCGACCGATATGTCGAAAAACAAGTGCCATCCATCTTAACGCTTGACCAAGACGGCTACCTCGGTTTTGAGCTAAAAGGAAATGAGCAATCTCCTTGGGTTAAGATCGGTTACGGTTCGTTCGAATTCAGCCATTCTCAGAACGCCGCTTACAAAATTGTTCTTGAAAATGGAAGTGAATATTCAATGAATGCTCCACTCCCCAAGATTGAGTGCAACCTTAAGATCATAGCCCTTAAGGAAAGTGAGATATTCATCTCCTTCAAAAAAAAATAG
- a CDS encoding ROK family protein yields MLKESKIEYVIGIDIGGTKMSAILLNGTRVIADYTLATPKDDLAKFTAMLKALVEPLFDRAKKDKVRIKGIGIGLPGALDLKEGKVLAAPNTPVLVNLKIVELIKEKIDSELNVKIDNDANCFVRAEAKLGAGRKYENIYGMIIGTGIGGGWWVNGDVYTGAFGSANEPGSMIIDYRTGIRLEAAYHKLTQNNPAILAEEAYRGDRLAEEVFGEFGLILGTALTNIINLIEPEIIVVGGGAVQSADLFLPKAKKVYRELVLSPQAKEAKLVKSKLGKLAGAIGAALLIE; encoded by the coding sequence ATGCTTAAGGAAAGTAAAATCGAATATGTCATCGGCATAGACATCGGCGGTACCAAGATGAGTGCCATTTTGTTGAATGGGACCAGGGTGATTGCTGATTATACCCTGGCCACGCCCAAGGATGATCTGGCTAAATTCACAGCTATGCTCAAAGCTTTGGTGGAGCCGTTGTTCGATCGGGCAAAGAAAGACAAGGTCAGGATCAAGGGCATCGGTATCGGTTTGCCGGGCGCTCTTGATCTCAAGGAGGGGAAGGTGCTGGCGGCACCGAACACGCCTGTTTTGGTTAATTTGAAAATCGTCGAGCTAATTAAGGAAAAAATTGACTCCGAATTGAACGTTAAGATTGACAATGATGCCAACTGTTTCGTTCGTGCTGAAGCGAAGTTGGGTGCTGGCAGAAAATATGAAAATATTTATGGCATGATTATCGGCACGGGTATCGGCGGCGGCTGGTGGGTGAATGGCGATGTGTATACTGGCGCTTTCGGTTCTGCCAATGAGCCAGGAAGTATGATAATTGACTATCGTACCGGGATTAGGCTCGAAGCGGCTTATCACAAACTGACCCAGAACAACCCAGCGATTCTGGCCGAGGAGGCCTATCGCGGCGACCGCTTGGCCGAAGAAGTATTCGGCGAATTCGGCTTGATTCTTGGCACGGCACTGACCAATATCATCAACTTGATCGAGCCTGAGATAATCGTAGTGGGCGGTGGCGCTGTCCAATCAGCCGACCTTTTCCTGCCCAAGGCCAAGAAGGTTTACAGGGAGTTAGTATTAAGTCCCCAGGCCAAAGAGGCCAAGCTGGTCAAAAGCAAATTAGGCAAGCTGGCAGGAGCCATCGGAGCGGCCTTGCTGATAGAATAA
- a CDS encoding flippase, producing the protein MNLASKVALNTIIQLISKIISIALGLATIAIMTRYLGQEGFGQYTTIITFLSFFAVAADLGLTLVTVQMISQPDADQNTILSNLFSLRLFSALALLIIAPLSIWFLPYADTVKIGVAIATASFLFPALNQILVGLFQKSLRLDKVSLAEILSRVVLFGGTIMSARLDWGLYGILWASVASAAVSFLLHYIFSLKLAKITINFNWEIWRDIIRHSWPIGLTIVFNLVYLRADTLILSLFRSSNEVGIYGATYKVIDVLITIPFIFAGIVLPIMTSGWRNDKRQFERVLQKSFDLMVILAIPLFFGAQFLADRLMTLVAGNDFSASGPVLRILILAASIIFVGTMFSHAVIAVDKQRKIIGAYFFVAVTALIGYLILIPKYSYFGAAWMTIYSELSIALASGWLVWKTSSFLPDLKIAGKVFLACLPMSAWLFYSTGLNLWLTILVACVVYTISLYLIKGITRQDLMTLLARE; encoded by the coding sequence ATGAATTTAGCCTCTAAAGTTGCACTAAATACCATAATCCAGCTAATCAGCAAGATTATCTCGATCGCCCTCGGTTTGGCCACTATTGCCATTATGACCCGCTACCTGGGGCAAGAAGGCTTCGGACAGTACACCACAATCATCACATTCCTCTCATTTTTCGCCGTGGCGGCAGACTTGGGCTTAACCTTGGTTACCGTCCAGATGATTAGCCAGCCAGATGCCGACCAAAACACGATCCTGAGCAATCTTTTTAGTCTCCGGCTCTTTTCCGCCCTGGCCCTCCTGATTATCGCCCCACTTAGCATCTGGTTCCTGCCTTATGCTGATACCGTTAAAATAGGCGTCGCTATTGCCACTGCGTCATTTCTTTTTCCAGCGCTCAACCAGATCCTAGTTGGACTGTTCCAAAAATCCTTGAGGCTCGACAAGGTCTCCTTGGCCGAAATCCTGAGCCGAGTCGTGCTGTTTGGCGGCACGATCATGTCGGCCCGGCTCGATTGGGGATTATACGGCATACTGTGGGCGAGCGTCGCCTCGGCTGCGGTCAGTTTCTTGCTTCACTACATCTTCTCCTTGAAGCTAGCCAAAATTACTATCAATTTCAATTGGGAAATCTGGCGAGACATTATCCGCCACTCCTGGCCGATCGGCTTGACCATTGTCTTCAACCTTGTCTATCTGCGAGCCGACACTCTGATCCTATCGCTCTTCCGCAGCTCGAACGAAGTCGGCATCTATGGCGCGACTTATAAAGTGATCGATGTCCTTATTACAATTCCCTTCATCTTTGCCGGGATAGTCTTGCCGATCATGACTTCCGGCTGGCGCAACGACAAACGCCAATTTGAGCGGGTGCTGCAAAAATCATTCGACCTGATGGTTATCTTGGCTATACCGCTCTTCTTCGGCGCCCAATTCCTAGCCGATCGACTAATGACCTTGGTGGCCGGCAATGATTTCTCGGCCTCCGGACCGGTTTTGCGCATCCTGATCCTGGCAGCCAGCATCATCTTCGTTGGAACCATGTTTTCACATGCCGTCATTGCCGTGGACAAACAGCGCAAAATCATCGGCGCCTACTTCTTCGTTGCCGTTACTGCCCTCATCGGCTACCTGATTCTGATCCCGAAGTATTCCTACTTCGGCGCTGCCTGGATGACGATTTACAGTGAGCTAAGCATCGCCTTGGCTTCAGGCTGGCTGGTCTGGAAGACAAGCTCTTTCCTGCCCGATCTGAAAATCGCCGGAAAAGTTTTTCTGGCCTGCCTGCCGATGAGCGCCTGGCTCTTTTACTCGACCGGGCTGAATCTATGGCTGACTATCCTTGTCGCCTGCGTAGTTTATACGATTTCGCTTTACCTTATAAAAGGCATCACCCGCCAAGACCTAATGACATTATTGGCCAGAGAATAA
- a CDS encoding glycosyltransferase codes for MFKKITLYSSVNSSLQPFSYLLEELSQRDFAFELRTNQPACDLLNTFNEKHWQRKISWLGPRPGSKISDRLFRYLLPFVRLGVYANWQWNKSNLPATIICFGWPEKLLFTGVAKRFGVKTIWLELPDNQIPRAGWKSYKKLSRLATILTLNHHTKAKLEKSGIDPEIIKVMQPGIKLQQYTHQDDLYHNLADRTRPGKKYFTIGTVTDLDEQQKIESLFQAVKKCLTIIPNLQLIVVGEGKEKKNLLWLAKKMEIDNLVWLVGGQAHLRKWIESFDLYIATNEKLDLQELITTLCVMSAERPVIGQADSGLEDLIFDAKTGYLMNLSDSESLAEKIMVLHQDKEIRRQLGKQALERVEKYFTSAKMLEQFEKLL; via the coding sequence ATGTTCAAAAAAATAACCCTATATTCTTCCGTTAACAGCTCGTTGCAGCCCTTCAGCTATCTCTTGGAGGAGCTTAGCCAGCGCGACTTCGCTTTTGAGCTGCGCACCAATCAACCGGCTTGCGATCTTCTGAATACTTTCAATGAAAAGCACTGGCAAAGAAAGATCTCCTGGCTCGGTCCGAGGCCGGGCAGCAAGATTAGCGACCGCCTTTTCCGATATCTGCTGCCCTTTGTGCGCCTGGGCGTCTACGCCAACTGGCAATGGAACAAAAGCAATCTGCCAGCAACGATTATCTGCTTCGGCTGGCCGGAGAAGCTATTGTTTACGGGCGTAGCGAAACGCTTCGGAGTCAAGACCATCTGGCTGGAGCTGCCCGACAATCAGATTCCGCGCGCCGGTTGGAAAAGCTATAAGAAACTAAGCCGCCTTGCCACCATACTCACCCTGAACCACCACACCAAAGCCAAACTGGAAAAATCCGGCATCGACCCCGAAATCATCAAAGTCATGCAGCCTGGCATCAAACTTCAGCAATACACTCATCAGGATGACCTCTACCATAACTTGGCCGACCGCACGCGACCGGGCAAAAAATACTTTACCATCGGCACCGTGACCGATCTCGACGAGCAGCAGAAGATCGAATCGCTCTTCCAGGCAGTTAAGAAATGTTTGACCATCATTCCCAATCTTCAGTTAATCGTCGTCGGCGAGGGCAAAGAGAAGAAGAATCTCCTCTGGCTGGCCAAAAAGATGGAAATCGATAACCTGGTCTGGCTAGTCGGCGGGCAGGCACATCTGCGGAAATGGATCGAAAGCTTCGATCTTTACATTGCGACTAATGAAAAGCTGGACCTGCAGGAACTGATAACCACGCTTTGCGTGATGTCCGCCGAGAGACCGGTCATCGGCCAGGCTGATTCCGGCCTCGAAGACCTGATTTTCGATGCCAAGACCGGTTATTTGATGAATCTGAGCGATAGCGAGTCGCTGGCAGAGAAAATAATGGTCCTGCACCAGGACAAGGAAATCCGACGCCAGCTAGGCAAGCAAGCATTGGAAAGGGTTGAAAAATATTTCACTTCCGCTAAGATGCTTGAGCAGTTCGAAAAACTATTATAA
- a CDS encoding RluA family pseudouridine synthase: MEYTISQNQAGNRLDKFLTEAVGGTTRSQLQKSIKDGSVLVNGQPTTPHQFLKTGDVVTFGRTKEKKTKEKPAATKTKMPEVEIIGESDDYIVVNKPSGLLVHGDEHTTEPTLATWLLSKYPDVASVGDDPFRPGIVHRLDKDVSGLMVIAKNQKFFNKIKKQFQNRTIFKRYTALAYGKVARDEFTINFNIERATSGHKMAAKPTNQEGKEAESEVAVIKRYINYTLAKVRIKTGRTHQIRAHLAAYGNPIVGDQVYGTSTAKKMNAKLKTDRIYLVSDELTFKDAANKKQSFTIELPEAFAKMLTIIK; encoded by the coding sequence ATGGAATACACAATCAGCCAAAACCAAGCCGGCAACCGCCTCGACAAATTCCTGACCGAAGCCGTCGGCGGAACCACGCGCAGCCAGCTGCAGAAATCGATCAAAGACGGCAGCGTCTTGGTCAATGGACAGCCCACCACTCCGCATCAGTTCTTGAAGACAGGTGATGTCGTGACGTTCGGCCGCACCAAAGAGAAAAAAACCAAAGAAAAACCAGCCGCTACAAAGACAAAGATGCCAGAAGTCGAAATAATCGGAGAAAGCGATGATTATATCGTTGTCAACAAACCGAGCGGACTTCTGGTCCATGGTGATGAACACACGACCGAACCGACCTTGGCCACCTGGCTCTTGTCCAAATATCCGGATGTCGCCTCGGTCGGAGATGATCCGTTCCGTCCAGGCATCGTTCACCGCCTGGACAAGGACGTCAGCGGCTTGATGGTGATCGCCAAGAACCAGAAATTCTTCAACAAGATCAAGAAGCAATTCCAGAACCGTACCATCTTCAAACGCTACACCGCCCTGGCCTATGGCAAGGTCGCCCGAGACGAATTCACCATCAATTTCAACATCGAACGCGCTACCAGCGGTCACAAGATGGCCGCCAAACCGACCAACCAAGAAGGCAAAGAGGCCGAAAGCGAAGTGGCCGTAATCAAGCGCTATATCAATTACACCCTAGCCAAGGTCCGCATCAAGACTGGACGGACCCATCAGATTCGCGCCCATCTGGCGGCCTACGGCAACCCGATCGTCGGCGACCAGGTCTACGGCACCAGCACGGCCAAAAAAATGAATGCCAAGCTGAAAACCGACAGGATTTACCTAGTCTCCGACGAACTGACTTTCAAAGACGCCGCAAACAAGAAACAAAGCTTTACGATCGAGCTGCCCGAGGCTTTCGCCAAAATGCTTACAATCATCAAATAA
- a CDS encoding AAA family ATPase, with the protein MIISFGGNAGSGKSTIAQMLADKLGWPRYYIGGLRREKARERGLTLAEYNKLGETDPATDFEVDEYQKELAGKEDNFVIEGRTSWYFIPQSLKIFLTVDEKVGAERILAELKQANSRNEAVVETVEEMIAINRDRKESDERRYRKFYQDIEVYNPKNFNFVVDTTDLTPEQVFSIVYNHVQDQLSQVDKTQRML; encoded by the coding sequence ATGATCATCTCTTTCGGCGGCAACGCCGGCTCCGGAAAATCCACCATCGCCCAGATGCTTGCCGACAAATTAGGTTGGCCTCGCTATTATATCGGCGGCCTGCGCCGGGAAAAGGCGCGAGAACGCGGCCTGACCTTGGCTGAGTACAACAAGCTGGGTGAGACTGACCCGGCGACCGATTTCGAGGTTGATGAATACCAGAAGGAGCTGGCCGGCAAAGAAGACAACTTCGTCATCGAGGGCCGGACTTCTTGGTATTTTATCCCCCAGTCGCTCAAGATTTTCCTGACCGTCGATGAAAAGGTGGGGGCTGAGCGCATCCTGGCTGAGCTCAAACAGGCCAATAGCCGCAACGAAGCCGTAGTTGAGACCGTTGAGGAGATGATTGCCATCAACCGCGACCGCAAGGAGAGCGATGAGCGGCGCTACCGCAAATTCTACCAAGATATTGAAGTTTATAATCCCAAAAACTTCAATTTCGTGGTTGATACGACAGATTTGACACCAGAGCAAGTTTTCAGCATAGTATATAACCATGTACAGGACCAGCTATCCCAGGTTGACAAAACCCAGAGAATGTTATAA
- the rplS gene encoding 50S ribosomal protein L19, translating into MAEKKKVQKKPRVEKVITTDLEALNEARAQLKPGMTVRIHQKIKELNMKNEEKERVQYFEGIIIAKKNNKLTGGTITVRKVTDGVGVEKIFPINLPTITKIELKKQAEVRRAKLYFLKRDYKKKLKEKKIA; encoded by the coding sequence ATGGCCGAAAAGAAAAAGGTCCAAAAGAAGCCACGCGTTGAGAAGGTAATCACCACCGACCTTGAAGCGTTGAACGAGGCCCGAGCACAGTTGAAGCCGGGAATGACCGTCCGCATCCACCAAAAAATCAAAGAATTGAACATGAAGAACGAGGAAAAGGAACGTGTTCAATATTTTGAGGGCATCATCATCGCCAAGAAGAACAACAAGCTGACTGGCGGCACGATCACTGTCCGCAAGGTGACCGATGGCGTCGGCGTAGAGAAGATCTTCCCGATCAACTTGCCAACCATCACCAAGATCGAGCTCAAAAAGCAGGCTGAAGTCCGCCGCGCCAAGCTCTATTTCTTGAAGCGCGACTACAAGAAGAAGCTCAAAGAGAAGAAGATTGCGTAA
- a CDS encoding GIY-YIG nuclease family protein has protein sequence MWHVYIIRCADGTLYTGITNDLERRIKEHNTSVVGSKYVKARRPVSLVYSREAADRSEASKEESRIKKLSRQEKLSLIQNG, from the coding sequence ATGTGGCATGTATATATAATCCGTTGCGCCGATGGCACCCTGTACACCGGCATCACCAACGATCTTGAACGCCGAATTAAGGAGCACAACACCTCCGTTGTCGGCTCTAAGTACGTTAAGGCGCGGCGTCCGGTCAGCTTGGTTTACAGCCGGGAAGCGGCTGACCGGTCGGAAGCCTCCAAAGAAGAAAGCCGCATCAAGAAACTTTCCCGCCAAGAAAAACTATCACTCATCCAAAATGGCTAA
- a CDS encoding inorganic pyrophosphatase: protein MANQIIDPIYSSFLNQVVTVTIDRPLGSKHPKHDLVYGLNYGFVPNTLAPDGEEIDAYVLGVDQPVENFTGRCIAIIHRLDDNDDKLVLASDGATFTDEEILASASFQERFFNSIVLRK, encoded by the coding sequence ATGGCTAATCAGATAATCGACCCAATCTATTCGTCTTTTCTCAATCAAGTCGTGACCGTAACCATAGATCGGCCGCTCGGTTCGAAGCACCCCAAGCACGACTTAGTTTATGGCCTCAATTACGGCTTCGTTCCCAATACTCTGGCTCCGGACGGAGAAGAAATCGACGCCTACGTCCTGGGCGTCGATCAGCCAGTCGAAAATTTTACCGGCAGGTGCATCGCCATCATCCACCGCTTGGACGATAACGATGACAAGCTGGTACTCGCATCCGATGGCGCGACCTTCACCGACGAGGAAATCCTCGCGTCGGCAAGCTTCCAGGAACGATTTTTCAACTCCATTGTCCTCAGAAAATAA
- a CDS encoding DUF3307 domain-containing protein, which translates to MADLFIRIILGHLIGDYLLQSKKQAINKTEPGLIGLAWSLWHCLLYTGSVCLMMWDFRPSVALLVFLSHWPIDRFCLGDKWLRMIGGRDLYAIYYSGEKYAEVEPSTIIGLSFGCVVYTVVDNTLHLLLLWIFMCLFF; encoded by the coding sequence ATGGCAGACTTATTCATCAGGATCATACTAGGGCATCTGATCGGCGATTATCTTTTGCAGAGCAAAAAGCAGGCGATCAACAAGACCGAGCCCGGATTGATCGGATTGGCCTGGTCGCTGTGGCACTGCCTGCTTTACACCGGCAGCGTCTGTCTGATGATGTGGGACTTCCGGCCTTCGGTAGCCTTGCTGGTATTCTTGAGCCACTGGCCGATCGATCGTTTCTGCCTCGGGGACAAGTGGCTGCGGATGATCGGCGGGCGCGACCTGTACGCCATCTATTACTCAGGCGAAAAGTATGCCGAAGTGGAGCCGTCGACGATCATCGGTCTGAGCTTCGGCTGCGTGGTCTATACGGTTGTAGATAACACGCTCCACCTCCTCTTGCTCTGGATATTTATGTGCTTGTTCTTCTGA
- a CDS encoding adenylyltransferase/cytidyltransferase family protein, with product MKTTYCYPGTFSPPTYGHLGVVRKAAALFPQVTVICSVNAAKDPWFTTEESKKLWSAYALPKNVTVMTIEEFRNLRTDTSRIVMIRGIRGQSDLAHEQEVACLNRDKFGIDKYFYLFSDDGLAGTSSSLVRRSAAALELHELAKHVSPLVISALLEKALGLKNVFMVVGRPGSGKSTFLKSLSAVDARNVHVNTDDFNQELKPFLREHFGTEDLVGVALEKPDELREAVGRPWTELLKDSLKRAPQGANLFLEIPYGLQPDKSLFRLVGGKVIHIGCGRAETNHERVLKRGTPELAAFIERIPDLRETIRIAAANRLQLTRISTDCGLPELPAVAEQLNYSIMKGELSWQTYSSGSY from the coding sequence ATGAAAACGACATATTGTTACCCCGGTACCTTTTCGCCACCGACCTATGGGCACTTGGGCGTCGTCAGAAAGGCGGCCGCTCTCTTTCCGCAGGTTACGGTAATCTGCTCGGTCAACGCCGCTAAAGATCCGTGGTTCACCACCGAAGAATCCAAAAAGTTGTGGAGCGCCTACGCCCTGCCGAAAAACGTAACCGTGATGACGATCGAGGAGTTTAGGAATCTGCGCACGGATACTTCCCGGATCGTGATGATACGCGGCATTCGCGGCCAGAGCGACTTGGCGCACGAACAGGAGGTTGCTTGCCTGAACCGTGACAAATTCGGGATCGACAAGTATTTCTATCTGTTTAGCGACGACGGCTTGGCCGGGACTTCTTCCAGCCTGGTGCGCCGATCAGCCGCAGCTCTGGAGCTTCATGAGCTGGCGAAGCACGTTTCGCCTCTGGTCATATCGGCTTTGCTGGAAAAAGCGCTCGGGCTCAAAAACGTCTTCATGGTGGTGGGGCGTCCGGGTTCCGGCAAGTCGACTTTCCTTAAGTCGTTGTCGGCAGTCGATGCAAGAAATGTCCACGTCAATACGGATGATTTCAACCAGGAGCTGAAACCGTTTCTACGGGAGCATTTCGGAACCGAAGACTTGGTCGGAGTCGCCTTGGAAAAGCCGGACGAGCTGCGTGAAGCCGTCGGTCGCCCCTGGACCGAGCTTCTGAAGGATTCGCTCAAGCGCGCCCCCCAAGGCGCTAATCTTTTTCTGGAAATCCCCTACGGACTGCAGCCGGATAAATCCTTGTTCCGTCTGGTTGGCGGCAAAGTCATTCATATCGGTTGCGGGCGAGCCGAGACCAACCACGAGCGAGTCCTTAAACGAGGTACGCCGGAGTTGGCGGCCTTCATCGAGAGGATACCCGACTTGAGGGAAACGATCCGGATCGCCGCTGCCAACAGGCTGCAGCTGACGCGTATCTCGACCGATTGCGGGTTGCCGGAACTGCCGGCGGTCGCTGAGCAGTTAAACTATTCGATAATGAAAGGAGAATTGTCATGGCAGACTTATTCATCAGGATCATACTAG
- a CDS encoding helix-turn-helix domain-containing protein, translating to MLSEIKKSLAELGFNHNEIKVYVALTQLGEAPAAQIAKKAGLPRTTAISILAKLAEENYLTQHRYRGVTYYWVESPQAIASAFETKIKVANDLNSLLTDLYRSETHFPYAQVYDTKNSIRNFIEKFIAAQPKKSTIYTIDTPSAGNYSKIYSEQIGSSMLSKKQVRGISTRTLVPHGSIGTINPAKLAAQKIELRELPKEIDFKASFWLAQNQLVHFSGNPPFAVVIKHPLIVKSFESIYDFLWKTSRQSTQ from the coding sequence ATGCTATCAGAAATCAAAAAAAGCCTGGCCGAGCTAGGCTTCAATCACAATGAAATCAAAGTCTACGTAGCGCTTACCCAGTTGGGCGAAGCACCGGCAGCACAGATCGCCAAAAAGGCCGGTCTGCCACGAACGACCGCCATCAGCATCCTTGCGAAGCTAGCCGAAGAAAATTATCTGACCCAGCATCGCTACCGCGGCGTCACCTACTACTGGGTCGAGTCGCCCCAGGCCATTGCCAGCGCCTTCGAGACGAAAATAAAAGTCGCCAATGACCTGAACTCTCTTTTGACCGACCTTTACCGCAGCGAGACGCATTTCCCCTACGCCCAGGTCTACGACACCAAAAACTCCATCCGCAACTTTATCGAGAAATTCATCGCCGCCCAGCCCAAGAAATCAACGATATATACTATCGATACGCCCAGTGCCGGCAACTACAGCAAGATCTATTCGGAGCAGATCGGCTCCTCGATGCTTAGCAAAAAACAGGTGCGCGGCATATCGACCCGCACCCTGGTGCCGCACGGCAGCATAGGCACGATTAACCCGGCCAAACTGGCGGCTCAAAAAATAGAATTGCGCGAATTGCCCAAAGAAATCGATTTCAAGGCTTCATTCTGGCTAGCGCAAAACCAGTTGGTCCACTTTTCAGGCAACCCGCCTTTTGCTGTGGTCATCAAACACCCCCTGATTGTTAAAAGCTTCGAGTCTATTTATGACTTTTTGTGGAAAACCTCTCGCCAGTCAACCCAGTGA
- the tsaE gene encoding tRNA (adenosine(37)-N6)-threonylcarbamoyltransferase complex ATPase subunit type 1 TsaE: protein MKYITNDNEETFALAKKMSAELKGGDIIGLVGDLGAGKTVFSQGVAAGLGVEAQVTSPTFVIMKIYDCHNHPTIRQLCHVDAYRLKGAADLSALGIEDYLGEKATLTIIEWSDRISDILPEESQIVRIEILDGQRSIEIG, encoded by the coding sequence ATGAAATATATTACTAACGACAACGAGGAGACCTTTGCTTTGGCAAAAAAAATGTCAGCTGAATTGAAGGGCGGAGACATAATCGGGCTAGTCGGAGATCTTGGCGCCGGTAAAACGGTATTCAGCCAAGGCGTGGCTGCCGGCCTCGGAGTCGAAGCACAGGTAACCAGCCCGACATTCGTAATTATGAAGATCTACGACTGTCATAACCACCCCACTATCCGGCAGCTTTGCCATGTCGACGCCTACCGCCTTAAGGGAGCCGCCGACTTGTCCGCCCTGGGAATCGAAGATTACCTGGGGGAGAAGGCTACCCTGACGATAATCGAGTGGTCTGACCGGATTTCCGATATTTTACCCGAAGAAAGCCAGATTGTCAGGATTGAGATATTAGATGGACAAAGAAGCATTGAAATTGGCTAG